GGTCCTAAACCACAGTTCATTGATATAGTTTGTCCAAATAAAGATTGTGAACTTTACGGTCTTGCCGATCAAGGAAATGTTGTCGGAAATGGAACCTCCATAAGCCGTGGAGAAAAAACTCGAAAATACATTTGCCGCCACTGCGGCAAAGTATTCAATGATCATACAGGTTCTGTCTATTATGATCTTCGCAAAGAGGAACGTATTATTGATTTAGCGCTGAAAATGTCCATGAAAGGCATGAGTGAGGAA
The sequence above is drawn from the Ignavibacteria bacterium genome and encodes:
- a CDS encoding IS1 family transposase, whose amino-acid sequence is GPKPQFIDIVCPNKDCELYGLADQGNVVGNGTSISRGEKTRKYICRHCGKVFNDHTGSVYYDLRKEERIIDLALKMSMKGMSEEAIADVLEIEPATVRRWLCRAGEQCDEVNKNLMKNLNLHKIEMDELWVIVQKK